From the Terriglobales bacterium genome, the window AGTGAGTAATGTCTGCGGAGAGACGTAATCGCCGATGTGCACAGGAATGTCTCCCACAACGCCCGCGAATGGCGCAACCAGGTTGTAGTACGCGAGTTGGCGTTGCTGAGTGATGCGCGCGGCGGTTGAAGCTTCCCAGTCGGCCTTGGAGTTCTGGTAAGCCTGCAGTGCGAGTTCGTAGTCTCGCTTGCTGCTCACGCCTCCCTCATACAGCTTCCGCTGGCGCTCGACTTCGTTCTGTGTGTAGTCGAGAGTTGCTTTCTTTTGCGCTTCGGTACTGCGCTGCTGATCGACCGTCGCCTGCTGCTTCAAAGGATCGATGGTCATCAGCGTCGCTCCAGCGCGCACGTGGTCCCCAGACTTTACGAATATGCGCGTCAGGGTGCCGTCAACCTGAGGCTGAATGCTCGCTGAGCGGCGCGACTTTACGGTCGCCACATATTCATCGATGCGTGGTACGGGAGCGAGATTGACCGTCTCCGTTTTCACCGGAAGAGCCTGTGGGCCAGATGCCTTGGCTTCCGTTTTGGTGCATCCCGAACTTGCGAGAACCACAACTGCCAGTAGAGCAATAAAAGAGATGCTGGTAAGGGTCTTCAATCGAATCATCCTCTTAACCTCTTGTAGCCGGTAAAGATGCTGGGCGCAGCCAGGAGGATTCAATATGCTACCGGGCGGTACACAATCACCGTAGTTTTAGATACAATTGTTGCGTTCCGGACATGCTGATTTCGGTGAGGCATTAATTTTGTGCGAAGATTTTGGCGCTAGTATCACAATCCGGTAATTTGCCATCTTCTTGTGAAATGTTCTCTTGACTGGTCACGTTCGTATCTTGGCGGGCGCCCAGCTATCGACAGT encodes:
- a CDS encoding efflux RND transporter periplasmic adaptor subunit; its protein translation is MKTLTSISFIALLAVVVLASSGCTKTEAKASGPQALPVKTETVNLAPVPRIDEYVATVKSRRSASIQPQVDGTLTRIFVKSGDHVRAGATLMTIDPLKQQATVDQQRSTEAQKKATLDYTQNEVERQRKLYEGGVSSKRDYELALQAYQNSKADWEASTAARITQQRQLAYYNLVAPFAGVVGDIPVHIGDYVSPQTLLTTVDENAELEAYIFIPTERAGDIRMGLPVQIVTSSGDLIESTKVDFISQQVDNSLQGILVKAPIHASFDKFRTAQLVKARVVWSTSPTPTVPVLAVTRIGGQSFVYVAAQTDQGTVAKQRAVTLGDTVGNDYAVTSGLQRGDKVIVSGIQLLIDGTPVQPIS